DNA sequence from the Deltaproteobacteria bacterium genome:
TCAAGTTCGTTCTTAATGCCAGCCAGCATGAAAAGGTCCGGTTGATCAATCCGAACTACAATATCCACATCGCTGCTTTCTCCGGCATCGTCGCGTGCAGCAGACCCGAAAACACCGATAGTAAGAATGCCGTATTCTTCTGCAAATTCTTTCTTGTATTGTCGCAATATTTCGATAATTTTTTTTCTACCCACTTTTATTTTCTCCACAAACGAAGATGCCCATTACCCTGTCGGTCCTATAATATCTTAAATCGATTGACATTTTTCCTAAATTATATCCGTTTCGATTATGCTTGTCAAACA
Encoded proteins:
- a CDS encoding nucleotidyltransferase family protein, coding for MGRKKIIEILRQYKKEFAEEYGILTIGVFGSAARDDAGESSDVDIVVRIDQPDLFMLAGIKNELEERLHRPVDLVTYRERMNQFLKKRIDSEAVYA